Proteins co-encoded in one Cygnus olor isolate bCygOlo1 chromosome 6, bCygOlo1.pri.v2, whole genome shotgun sequence genomic window:
- the LOC121072715 gene encoding baculoviral IAP repeat-containing protein 5.1-like isoform X2, producing MEMLLQELVSSSKLLRDFKEMYEYENRLKTFTNWPFVKNCKCAPENMAKAGFVHCPNANEPDVAKCFFCLIELEGWKPNDDPWEEHTKHHSCGFLSLTKNFDDLTVEEYYVLEMTRLRTFLCKTGRSIITSFEEEVTATRKRLVDNFSKHQYTPELPVLLHADPTSQPSEGS from the exons ATGGAGATGCTCTTGCAAGAGCTCGTGTCCTCCTCTAAGCTCTTGAGGGACTTTAAAGAGATGTACGAGTATGAGAACCGTTTAAAAACCTTTACAAATTGGCCTTTTGTGAAGAATTGCAAGTGTGCTCCAGAGAAT ATGGCAAAGGCGGGCTTTGTACACTGTCCAAATGCAAATGAACCAGATGTGGCAAAATGCTTCTTTTGCTTGATAGAACTGGAGGGCTGGAAACCAAATGATGACCCATG GGAGGAACACACAAAACATCACAGCTGTGGCTTTTTATCTCTTACTAAGAACTTTGATGACCTGACAGTGGAGGAATACTATGTGTTGGAGATGACACGGCTAAGAACCTTCCTT TGCAAGACTGGCAGAAGCATAATAACTTCTTTTGAAGAAGAAGTCACTGCAACTAGGAAGCGTCTTGTAGACAACTTTTCCAAACATCAATACACACCAGAGCTGCCAGTGCTTCTACATGCTGATCCTACTTCCCAACCTTCTGAAGGTTCATAG
- the LOC121072715 gene encoding baculoviral IAP repeat-containing protein 5.1-like isoform X1, translated as MEMLLQELVSSSKLLRDFKEMYEYENRLKTFTNWPFVKNCKCAPENAAELHHNSSLTSPPQKKKMAKAGFVHCPNANEPDVAKCFFCLIELEGWKPNDDPWEEHTKHHSCGFLSLTKNFDDLTVEEYYVLEMTRLRTFLCKTGRSIITSFEEEVTATRKRLVDNFSKHQYTPELPVLLHADPTSQPSEGS; from the exons ATGGAGATGCTCTTGCAAGAGCTCGTGTCCTCCTCTAAGCTCTTGAGGGACTTTAAAGAGATGTACGAGTATGAGAACCGTTTAAAAACCTTTACAAATTGGCCTTTTGTGAAGAATTGCAAGTGTGCTCCAGAGAAT gcagctgaactccaccacaacagctctctcacttcccctcctcagaagaagaag ATGGCAAAGGCGGGCTTTGTACACTGTCCAAATGCAAATGAACCAGATGTGGCAAAATGCTTCTTTTGCTTGATAGAACTGGAGGGCTGGAAACCAAATGATGACCCATG GGAGGAACACACAAAACATCACAGCTGTGGCTTTTTATCTCTTACTAAGAACTTTGATGACCTGACAGTGGAGGAATACTATGTGTTGGAGATGACACGGCTAAGAACCTTCCTT TGCAAGACTGGCAGAAGCATAATAACTTCTTTTGAAGAAGAAGTCACTGCAACTAGGAAGCGTCTTGTAGACAACTTTTCCAAACATCAATACACACCAGAGCTGCCAGTGCTTCTACATGCTGATCCTACTTCCCAACCTTCTGAAGGTTCATAG